The Ramlibacter sp. PS4R-6 nucleotide sequence AACCCTGATCCGCCTGCTGAAGAAGGTCTACCTGTGAACTGCTTGCCACAAATGGCGCATCGCCGGGCGTTCCTGCTATTGTTTGTGTAGCGGCTGGCGCGTAGACTCGCCCTCCCGCTGCACGAAAAGAAGCGACGGAGGAGAACGCCCCGCATGAGCCCGAAGGAGAACGCGGCCATCACCCAGCTGCTCGGCCTGCTCGAGGCCCGCTATGCCATCCGGGTGCTCTGGGCGCTGCGCGACGGCCATGCGCAGACTTTCCGGCTGCTCCAGGACAGCGTCGGCGGCATCACGCCGAACACGCTGAACACCCGCATCAAGGAATTGCGCGAGGCCGGGCTCATGTCCCACGGCAACGACGGCTACGTCGTCACGCCGCAGGGGGCCGAGCTGCTCAAGCGCCTTGCCGAGCTGCCCGGCTTCGCCACCAAGTGGTCCGCCGCGCAAGCCAAGAAGAAAGCCGCCAACCCATGATCGACCACCTGTCCATCGCCGGCGCGCTGCCGGCCGATGCCGATGCCGCGCTGCTCGTCGGCCGCGTGCACTGCGAGGGCGTCGGGCCCATCCTCGTGCGGGTGACGCGCGAGGACGTGCACGATATCTCGCACCTGGCCGCCACCTGCAGCGAACTGCTGGAACTGCCCGACTTGCCCCTGCTGCTGCGCGGACACCGCGGGCCGCGCCTGGGCGCCACGTCGGAGATCCTCGCCAACAGCGCGCACGACGGCCAGAACCCTTCGCTGCCGTGGTTCCTCGCGCCTTGCGACCTGCAAGCCATCAAGGCAGCGGGCGTGACCTTCGTCGCGTCGATGCTGGAGCGCGTGATCGAGGAGCAGGCGCGCGGCGACGCGTCGAGGGCCGAAGCCGTGCGCAAGGCCGTCGTCGGCGTGATCGGCGAGAACCTCGCCGCCGTGAAGCCGGGTTCGCCCGATGCGGCGCGGCTGAAGGAGGTGCTGATCGCGCAAGGCGTGTGGTCGCAGTACCTGGAGGTCGGCATCGGCCCCGACGCCGAGATCTTCACCAAGTCGCAGCCCATGAGCGCCATGGGCACGGGCAGCGAGATCGGCATCCACCCCAAGAGCGAGTGGAACAACCCCGAGCCCGAGATCGTGCTGGCGGTCAACAGCCACGGCGAGACCGTCGGCGCGACGCTCGGCAACGACGTCAACCTGCGCGACTTCGAGGGCCGCAGCGCCCTGCTGCTGGGCAAGGCCAAGGACAACAACGCGAGCTGCGCGATCGGCCCCTTCATCCGCATCTTCGACGAGAAGTTCACCATCGACGACGTGCGCCGCTGCGACCTCGCGATGACCGTGAAGGGCCGTGACGGCTTCGTGATGCAGGGCGCGAGCTCGCTGTCGAAGATCAGCCGCGACCCGCTGGACCTCGTCGCGCAGGCGATCGGCCCCAACCACCAGTACCCCGACGGCTTCGTGCTGTTCCTGGGCACGATGTTCGCGCCGGTGCAGGACCGCCACGGCCCGGGCCAGGGCTTCACGCACGACGTCGGCGACGTCGTGAGCATCTCCACGCCCCAGCTGGGCACGCTGGTGAACCGCGTGAACACCAGCGACCGCATCCCGCAGTGGACCTACGGCGTGCGGCAGCTGATGAAGGACCTGGCGCGGCGCAGCTGACTGTCACCCCGGCGCAGGCCGGGATGACCGCAGTGTCAGCTGCGCTTCTTCGCCGTCACCTCGATCTCGATCTTCATCTTGGGATCGATCAGGCGCGCCTCGATCATCATCGCGGCCGGGCGCACGTCGCCGAGGTACTTGCGCGTGACCGGCCAGCAGGCCTCGAAGTCCTCGCCGCGCGGCAACACGTAGGTGACGCGCACGGCGTCGGCCAGCGACGCGCCGGCCTGCTCCAGCGCCCACGCGATGTTCTTGAAGCATTGCTCGGCCTGCTCGGCGACGCTGTCCGAGATCGTCATGGTGCTGTAGTCGTAGCCGGTAGTGCCCGAGACGAACACCCAGTCGCCGTCGGCGACGGCGCGGGAATAGCCGATCGTGGCTTCGAAGGGGGAGCCGGAACTGATCAGTCGGCGGGTCATGGATTCAACTCCTCATCAGGGACCCGCACTCTACAATCCCGCCCTCCGCGCCGCCCGGAAAATTTCCCAAGGATGGGCTTTCCCGCACCCTTGAAAAGGGTTTGCGGGGCCCCAAGCTGCGCGGGAGCCCTCATTTCCAGCTAATAAATCGAAGCAATGAACGAACCCGACCGGATCGAGC carries:
- a CDS encoding RidA family protein → MTRRLISSGSPFEATIGYSRAVADGDWVFVSGTTGYDYSTMTISDSVAEQAEQCFKNIAWALEQAGASLADAVRVTYVLPRGEDFEACWPVTRKYLGDVRPAAMMIEARLIDPKMKIEIEVTAKKRS
- a CDS encoding fumarylacetoacetate hydrolase family protein, producing MIDHLSIAGALPADADAALLVGRVHCEGVGPILVRVTREDVHDISHLAATCSELLELPDLPLLLRGHRGPRLGATSEILANSAHDGQNPSLPWFLAPCDLQAIKAAGVTFVASMLERVIEEQARGDASRAEAVRKAVVGVIGENLAAVKPGSPDAARLKEVLIAQGVWSQYLEVGIGPDAEIFTKSQPMSAMGTGSEIGIHPKSEWNNPEPEIVLAVNSHGETVGATLGNDVNLRDFEGRSALLLGKAKDNNASCAIGPFIRIFDEKFTIDDVRRCDLAMTVKGRDGFVMQGASSLSKISRDPLDLVAQAIGPNHQYPDGFVLFLGTMFAPVQDRHGPGQGFTHDVGDVVSISTPQLGTLVNRVNTSDRIPQWTYGVRQLMKDLARRS
- a CDS encoding winged helix-turn-helix transcriptional regulator, encoding MSPKENAAITQLLGLLEARYAIRVLWALRDGHAQTFRLLQDSVGGITPNTLNTRIKELREAGLMSHGNDGYVVTPQGAELLKRLAELPGFATKWSAAQAKKKAANP